From one Streptomyces sp. ICC1 genomic stretch:
- a CDS encoding alpha/beta hydrolase: protein MASLLSTTLNITARAAPGPVGRAAFALFVRPLGRPTVRPGEAEVMARAVTDRLVVDGIPVTTYRWGDGGRPVLVVHGWSSRASRLAGFVEALRAQGRTVVSFDAPGHGESGGRFTTILRQREIIRRLHAQHGDFSAVLAHSFGVVATFFALRDGIRADRIVGIGAIADFDFLAERFRANAGVNQAVEDALRRHVQRRLFPAEPDVWPRLDACRHPEEVPSDILLIHDTEDDTSAPSQSRGIAAAYGERARLIETSGLGHRRILRAPEIIAAATEFLTAAEVEVEAGPWARARAGAPAQTTAQAPAGISAARR from the coding sequence ATGGCTTCACTCCTGAGCACGACCCTCAACATCACCGCCCGGGCCGCCCCCGGCCCGGTCGGGCGGGCGGCGTTCGCGCTGTTCGTGCGGCCCCTCGGCCGGCCGACGGTGCGGCCGGGCGAGGCGGAGGTCATGGCCCGGGCCGTGACCGACCGGCTCGTCGTGGACGGGATACCCGTCACCACCTACCGCTGGGGCGACGGAGGCCGGCCCGTGCTCGTCGTGCACGGTTGGAGCTCGCGCGCCTCGCGCCTCGCAGGCTTCGTCGAGGCGCTGCGCGCCCAGGGCCGCACCGTCGTCTCCTTCGACGCACCCGGCCACGGCGAGTCCGGCGGCCGGTTCACCACCATCCTCCGGCAGCGCGAGATCATCCGCCGACTGCACGCGCAGCACGGGGACTTCTCCGCCGTCCTGGCCCATTCCTTCGGCGTGGTGGCCACCTTCTTCGCCCTGCGGGACGGGATCCGGGCCGACCGGATCGTCGGGATCGGCGCCATCGCGGACTTCGACTTCCTCGCCGAGCGGTTCCGCGCCAACGCGGGCGTCAACCAGGCCGTCGAGGACGCCCTGCGACGCCACGTACAGCGCCGGCTGTTCCCCGCCGAGCCCGATGTCTGGCCCCGCCTCGACGCCTGCCGCCACCCCGAGGAGGTCCCCTCGGACATCCTGCTCATCCACGACACCGAAGACGACACCTCCGCGCCCTCCCAGTCCCGGGGCATCGCCGCGGCCTACGGGGAGCGGGCCCGCCTGATCGAGACCAGCGGGCTCGGCCACCGCCGCATCCTGCGGGCCCCCGAGATCATCGCCGCCGCCACCGAGTTCCTCACGGCGGCCGAAGTCGAAGTCGAAGCCGGACCATGGGCCAGGGCCCGAGCCGGGGCACCCGCGCAGACCACCGCGCAGGCTCCCGCCGGGATTTCGGCGGCCCGCCGATGA
- a CDS encoding DHA2 family efflux MFS transporter permease subunit — protein MTATRPEAATAATAAPAPAPGPGAGRMLGLASAVTFLAFLDATVVNVAFPDLGRAFPEVSLARLTWVVSAYAVLFAALLAAAGRLADTLGRRTLFIGSTFAFTLTSLAASAAPTADLLILARALQGAAAAGMIPAALGLVLAHTPPARRAAALGAWSAAGGLAAAVGPSVGGLLVEWWDWRAIFLINVPLGLAVCLAAVRVVPKEARTGRRLPDPVGTVALAVGIGAVVAGLSQGAEWGWTDPKVLVLVIGGALSGALALRRSRSHPAPAVDRDLWRDRLFARANIGALLFGAAMYAWLLTGPSYLIDRWDYSVLQAGFGVTPGAILAMAGALVVGRRVPARLQWAAVTVGSLIFAANALLLWGWAADSTSYAQIFLPAGLLGGLGIGVVVTALSTVASAGLPPQRFAAGTGLLMTARQLGGALGIAATAALLTGTGAGAGTGEHWRGVFLLTALAALGAAAAGWTMRRPPTRGA, from the coding sequence ATGACCGCCACCCGGCCCGAAGCCGCCACAGCCGCCACAGCCGCCCCCGCCCCCGCCCCCGGACCCGGAGCCGGGCGGATGCTCGGGCTCGCCAGCGCCGTCACCTTCCTCGCGTTCCTCGACGCCACCGTCGTCAACGTCGCCTTCCCCGACCTCGGACGGGCTTTCCCCGAGGTGTCGCTGGCCCGTCTGACCTGGGTCGTCAGCGCCTACGCCGTACTGTTCGCCGCCCTGCTCGCCGCGGCCGGCCGCCTCGCCGACACCCTCGGCCGGCGCACCCTGTTCATCGGATCCACCTTCGCCTTCACCCTCACCTCGCTCGCCGCCAGCGCGGCCCCCACCGCCGACCTGCTGATCCTGGCCCGCGCCCTCCAGGGAGCCGCCGCCGCGGGGATGATCCCGGCGGCGCTGGGCCTCGTACTCGCCCACACCCCGCCCGCCCGGCGGGCCGCGGCCCTCGGCGCGTGGTCGGCCGCGGGCGGCCTCGCCGCCGCCGTCGGCCCCAGCGTCGGCGGGCTGCTCGTCGAATGGTGGGACTGGCGCGCGATCTTCCTGATCAACGTCCCCCTCGGCCTCGCGGTCTGCCTCGCCGCGGTCCGCGTGGTCCCCAAGGAGGCGCGCACCGGCCGCCGGCTCCCGGACCCCGTCGGTACGGTCGCCCTCGCCGTCGGGATCGGCGCGGTCGTCGCCGGGCTCTCCCAGGGCGCCGAATGGGGCTGGACCGACCCGAAGGTACTCGTCCTCGTCATCGGCGGAGCCCTGTCGGGCGCCCTGGCCCTGCGCCGCTCGCGCAGCCATCCCGCCCCGGCCGTCGACCGGGACCTGTGGCGCGACCGGCTCTTCGCCCGCGCCAACATCGGCGCCCTGCTCTTCGGCGCCGCCATGTACGCGTGGCTGCTGACCGGCCCGTCCTACCTCATCGACCGCTGGGACTACTCGGTCCTGCAAGCCGGCTTCGGCGTCACGCCGGGCGCGATCCTCGCCATGGCCGGCGCGCTCGTCGTGGGACGCCGGGTCCCCGCACGGCTCCAATGGGCGGCCGTCACCGTGGGATCGCTGATCTTCGCCGCCAACGCCCTGCTGCTGTGGGGCTGGGCCGCGGACTCGACCTCGTACGCCCAGATCTTCCTGCCGGCCGGACTGCTCGGCGGCCTCGGCATCGGAGTCGTGGTGACCGCGCTCTCGACGGTGGCCTCGGCCGGACTGCCGCCGCAGCGCTTCGCGGCCGGCACCGGCCTGCTGATGACGGCCCGGCAGCTGGGCGGCGCACTCGGCATCGCCGCCACGGCCGCCCTGCTCACCGGTACGGGTGCGGGCGCCGGTACCGGTGAGCACTGGCGGGGGGTCTTCCTGCTCACCGCGCTCGCCGCGCTGGGCGCGGCGGCCGCCGGCTGGACGATGCGGCGGCCGCCTACGCGGGGAGCCTGA
- a CDS encoding TnsA-like heteromeric transposase endonuclease subunit gives MDFDPRVVGMASQPFWLPWYDGKRKRRHAPDFFVRHLDSSAVVVDVRADARIAPKDAEAFELTHAACQQAGWEFARLGTADAVMPANVRWFVALPAPAVPAPSSCGPVA, from the coding sequence ATGGACTTCGATCCGAGGGTGGTCGGGATGGCCTCGCAGCCGTTCTGGCTCCCCTGGTACGACGGCAAGCGCAAGCGACGGCACGCGCCTGACTTCTTCGTACGCCACTTGGACAGCTCGGCGGTCGTCGTCGATGTCCGGGCCGATGCACGGATCGCGCCGAAGGACGCGGAAGCGTTCGAGTTGACGCACGCGGCCTGCCAGCAGGCGGGTTGGGAATTCGCCCGGCTTGGGACGGCGGACGCGGTGATGCCGGCAAACGTGCGGTGGTTTGTCGCGCTACCGGCACCCGCGGTGCCTGCACCGTCCTCTTGCGGGCCGGTTGCGTGA
- a CDS encoding DUF3291 domain-containing protein, with the protein MPHLALYTFGVLKSPLADPAPLTRELHDSGEAIYPQISRHPGYLAHAEAADGSRGTHFDLDWGAWGEFAVPTWYGKGHTVETTALAATLSLWTDLRPAFEAIYTGLHREALNRRYDWFERTGHPAYVFWWISDGVIPTWQDGVSRLEHLHAHGSAPHAFTFHHPFAPEGSPTRFADKEA; encoded by the coding sequence ATGCCCCATCTTGCGCTGTACACATTCGGCGTCCTGAAGTCACCTCTCGCCGATCCCGCACCTCTCACGCGCGAACTCCACGACAGCGGCGAGGCCATCTACCCGCAGATCAGCCGGCACCCCGGGTACCTCGCTCATGCTGAAGCGGCAGACGGCTCCCGGGGCACGCACTTCGACTTGGACTGGGGTGCATGGGGAGAGTTCGCCGTGCCGACCTGGTACGGCAAGGGCCATACGGTGGAAACCACCGCCCTGGCCGCGACCCTCTCACTCTGGACCGACCTGCGTCCCGCCTTCGAGGCCATCTACACCGGTCTGCACCGTGAGGCGCTGAACAGGCGTTACGACTGGTTCGAGAGGACGGGACACCCGGCTTACGTGTTCTGGTGGATCTCCGACGGCGTGATACCCACCTGGCAGGACGGGGTTTCCAGGCTGGAGCACCTCCACGCCCACGGCTCCGCTCCGCACGCCTTCACCTTCCACCACCCGTTCGCCCCGGAGGGAAGTCCGACCAGGTTCGCTGACAAGGAAGCCTGA